ATCTTGCATTTTGCCCACCCGAGGGAAAAGAGACTCAAATGAATTTAGAGTTAATTTCAATAGACAATGCGTTAGCTGAAATATCACTTTTCATACGGAATATGTGGCAAACGAGCAATAATATTTAAGAAGAATTGAACAACGCTGCCTATGCTAGTGGCGAAAAGGACAGTACCCAAGCCAACGACACCACCAAGTAAAAAACCAAGTAAACAAACCGAGATTTCAAGGCTTGAGCGTACCACGTTGATGCTTAAATGAAAACGTTGGCAAATACCAACCATTAATCCGTCTCGAGGGCCTGCGCCTAAGTGACAAGTGAGATATAAGGCAGTTCCAAAACCATAGAGTAATATACCGATCAGACAGAAGATCATTCGTGAAAAAAGTGCGGTTGGCGGCGTCAGTATTTTTGTTGTGATCCCTAGAAATAGAGCAATAATGATAATATTTAATAATGTCCCAAGCCCAAGGCGTAATTTGAGTGGTTTCCATACCAACATTACTGCGCAACTAATTAAAAAAGATGACCAGCCAATGTCAAAATTTGTCTGTATTGCTATACCTTGTGAAAGTACAGTCCAAGGTGTCGATCCTAAACCTGATAATACAATAAGCCCATCTCCAATACCTAAAATAGAAAGAGCAAAAAGTAAGATTGAAATGGTTTTATATTGCACTGTCCATAATGATGTGGCTGCCCAAGATGTGTGGGGGATAACGCGTGCTTTTTTCTTCATATTTATTACCTTTTATATTCCGTTTTATCATAAAAGGAAAGACGCAAAAACAGAAATAATTTTGTCAGTTCATTTATATCAAAAACATATTATTTATTTTGAGTAACCGTTTGCATAATGTTTATTTTCTAAAACTGTGATCTTCCTCACGTTTTCAAAATTGTCTATTTTGTTACCATTGCGTACAATACAAAACCATTTTTAAAGGGGACGTTATGTTAGCTTCACTTCAAGATATTCTCGATACGGTTAAAGCCAATAATCTGACTTATCATCAAAAATTAATGACATTAGGCAATATTGCTGAGCGTTTATTTGATCCTCGTGATTTGCTTGGCTATACCGATGAAGAATGGGGCTTTTTACAGAATCAGATGATCTGTGATTTATGTGAAGGTTACGCAATTTATCGTCCTCGCTATATCCTGCCTGATTACAATGTGTATATTCAAAAAGGCTGCGAATTTTTAGAGTTGCCGCCACCAAAAGATCTTGATGAAGCGCTTGATGGATTATTGATTCTTTACTCCCACGTGCCATCCATTACAACTTATCCTGTTTATATTGGGCGTCTTGATGTGTTGCTCGAACCGTTCATTACTGATGAAGAAAAAGATTACATCAAAATTAAACGCTTTTTAAATCATATCGACAAAACTGTGCCTGATTCATTCTGTCATGCCAATATTGGACCTTATGACACGAAAGCGGGTCGCTTGATTTTACGCGCAGTGATTGAGCTTGAAGCACCAACACCGAATATGACTATTCGTTATGACAAATCTAAAACGAGCCGTGAGTTTGCTGAACTTGCAGCAAAAGCCTGTTTGTTGGTTTCTAAACCATCTTTTGCAAACGATGCTTATTATATTTCCGATCTAGGCGAAGAATATGGTGTAGCAAGTTGCTATAACGCACTGCCTGAATGTGGCGGCGCTTACACATTAACGCGTTTACGTTTAGGTACGATTGCTCGCGCCTGTAAAAGTGTGGATGAAATGGTAAATAAATTATTACCACGAGTGGCGAAATGTGCTCTTTCAACCATGGATAAACGACACAAATTTGTCGTGGAAGAAAGTAATTTCTTTAACAGTTCATTCCTCGAAAAAGAAGGCTTTATCAAACGTACTAATTTTACGGGGATGTTCGCAATTGTGGGCTTGGCTGATGCTACAAATCACTTATTACAATGTGAAGGCTTAAATGAAACCTTTGGTAAGAGCGTTCGTGGCGATGAAATTGCGACAGCGATTATGGATAAATTGAAAGAAATTACTGATGCGCACGAAGGAGTTTATGCAGAACGCACTGGCAATCGTTATTTATTACATGCGCAAGTGGGCGCAAGCAACCACGAAGAAGACAAACGCAACGCACCGGCTCATCGTATTCGTGTAGGCGAAGAACCGACTTTACTTGCGCATTTGAAACAGTCTGCACCGTTCCATAAATATTTCCCATCTGGTACAGGGGATTTATTCGCCTTTGATCAAACCTATGTAGATCACTGCGATGCGGTGGTAGATATTATTGATGGTGCATTTTCCTTAGGTTATCGCTACATTACCACCTATTTGAAAAATACAGATTTAATTCGTGTTACAGGTTATTTAGTGAAGAAAAGCGAAGTTGAAAAATATCGCAAAGGCGAAGTCGCATTACGCGATACAACTTGGTATGGCTCGGGTACGGATGAATGTGCCAACGTGTTTGATCGCCAATTACGCGATGAAAAAGATGTCACTGCTGAAAAATAATTGAAAAAATGACCGCACTTTCTGAGATTTTTGTGCCGTTGCATCGGATTATTCCGTTTTCAAATGTAGAAGGGCAAGGCAATCGTACCAGTATTTTTTTACAAGGCTGTAAACTAAATTGCTTGTATTGCCATAATCCAGAAACCATTCCACGTTATACGGAAAGTGCAAAATTAGTCAGTTTACAGTACTTATATGATCAAGTGATGGAAGCTACTCCCTTTATTCGAGGTGTAACGGTTTCTGGTGGAGAACCCACTATTCATCACAAAAAACTTGGGCCACTCTTTAAGGCTTTACGTTCAAAAGGATTGACTTGTTATTTGGATAGTAGTGGCTTTTTTGAATTTGATCGCATTCGTTCGTTAATTGATGTTACTGACAAATTTTTATTCGATCTGAAAGGAGAGGGGGTTGGCTTGCAAACACTTTGTTTCGATCGGAAAAATCAAGCAGGAATCGTACCACAGCAAGTGATGCCAGAACGTTTACATATAAAAAACGACAAACTGGAGCGGAATTTGCAAAATTTAGCTA
The nucleotide sequence above comes from Haemophilus influenzae. Encoded proteins:
- a CDS encoding 4Fe-4S cluster-binding domain-containing protein gives rise to the protein MTALSEIFVPLHRIIPFSNVEGQGNRTSIFLQGCKLNCLYCHNPETIPRYTESAKLVSLQYLYDQVMEATPFIRGVTVSGGEPTIHHKKLGPLFKALRSKGLTCYLDSSGFFEFDRIRSLIDVTDKFLFDLKGEGVGLQTLCFDRKNQAGIVPQQVMPERLHIKNDKLERNLQNLATLLPLNKVEEVRLVFLKHFFDAEHLVSKAAQLLRNYPDVALKIIRVHSKGARDESGLSAYIPSVEETNALAAYARQCGINKVLTIL
- a CDS encoding YczE/YyaS/YitT family protein, whose product is MKKKARVIPHTSWAATSLWTVQYKTISILLFALSILGIGDGLIVLSGLGSTPWTVLSQGIAIQTNFDIGWSSFLISCAVMLVWKPLKLRLGLGTLLNIIIIALFLGITTKILTPPTALFSRMIFCLIGILLYGFGTALYLTCHLGAGPRDGLMVGICQRFHLSINVVRSSLEISVCLLGFLLGGVVGLGTVLFATSIGSVVQFFLNIIARLPHIPYEK
- a CDS encoding YjjI family glycine radical enzyme; the encoded protein is MLASLQDILDTVKANNLTYHQKLMTLGNIAERLFDPRDLLGYTDEEWGFLQNQMICDLCEGYAIYRPRYILPDYNVYIQKGCEFLELPPPKDLDEALDGLLILYSHVPSITTYPVYIGRLDVLLEPFITDEEKDYIKIKRFLNHIDKTVPDSFCHANIGPYDTKAGRLILRAVIELEAPTPNMTIRYDKSKTSREFAELAAKACLLVSKPSFANDAYYISDLGEEYGVASCYNALPECGGAYTLTRLRLGTIARACKSVDEMVNKLLPRVAKCALSTMDKRHKFVVEESNFFNSSFLEKEGFIKRTNFTGMFAIVGLADATNHLLQCEGLNETFGKSVRGDEIATAIMDKLKEITDAHEGVYAERTGNRYLLHAQVGASNHEEDKRNAPAHRIRVGEEPTLLAHLKQSAPFHKYFPSGTGDLFAFDQTYVDHCDAVVDIIDGAFSLGYRYITTYLKNTDLIRVTGYLVKKSEVEKYRKGEVALRDTTWYGSGTDECANVFDRQLRDEKDVTAEK